CAACTTGAGGGCCACGCGCCGATCCAACCGCGAGTCATAAGCGGCGAGCACCACTCCCATCCCGCCCTGTCCGAGCAGCTCCAACACGGTGTAGCGGCCCGCCAGCGGGGGACCGCCCAGGGACAATGCGAGACCAGGGTGCGCGACTTCCTCCATCCTGGGGCGAGGCACACCGGTTTGTCCGCACGTGAGGGTCCTCTCCAAAAGGCTGGCGTCGGGGGAATCCTTCTGCTCCACCTCATCCATGTGCGCGCGTCCAGTCACGACGACCTCCCTGGAGGACAGCCTTTCACGACGGGAACGCCCGGTGCCCACTCACCAGGACTGTTCTTTTCTTGAAAGACTATTCATCCCCCTGCCGGCTGGAAGTGATCCCTTTCACAACGGACATGTGAGTCAGATCACAACCCATGCCCGGGCAACGAGAGGCGCGCCCTCCGCGAGACAACCTATCGGGTGAGCGCACCCCGCCCGGGAAACGGCTGGATGCAAGAGCCGGACGTCAGGCGGCCTCGCGCGTCCTCGCCGCGAGCTGGGGCTGTCCGACCGTGGCGGGCTTCGTCGCGCGAGAAAACTCCATCGTGCCATCGTCGACCCTGCCGAAGCGCAGCGTGAGCAGATCGAGCGCGTAGTTCTGATAGAGCCGCCATGGCCGCTTCGCGCCCTGCTTCGGCATCAGGCCGAGCGCCCGCTGGACGTAGCCCGACGAGAAGTCCAGGAAGGGCTGCTCCTCGACCGAGTCGTCACGGCGCGGCATGCAGTGCGTGTAGCCATGGCGCCGCATGTGATTGAGCAGCCGGCAGACATACTCGAAGGTGAGGTCCACCTTCAGCGTCCACGACGCGTTGGTGTAGCCGAACGCGAAGGCGAGGTTGGGCACGTCGCTGAACATCATGCCCTTGTAGGTGAGGCTCTTCGACAGGTCCCGCCGCTCGCCGTCGACGCTGAACTCGATGTCGCTGAGCAGTTGCAGCTTGAGCCCCGTGGCGGTCACGATGACATCCGCCTCGAGCTGCTGGCCGGAGCGCAGCGTGATTCCCTTCTCGGTGAATGTCTCGATGTGATCGGTGACGACCGAGGCACGGCCCTGCTTGAGCGCGTTGAACAGGTCCGCGTCCGGGACGAGACAGACGCGCTGTTCCCACGGGTTGTAGCGCGGCGTGAAGTGGGTCGCGACGTCGTAGCCAGAACCGAGGTGCTCGCGCACCAGCTCGATGAGGCGCCGGCTGGCCCAGTGGGGCCACTTGCGCACCAATTTGAAGGAGATGATGCCGCCCAGCACGTTCCTCCAGCGTGTGAGCGCATAGGCGAGCCTCGCCGGCAGACGGCGGCGCAACGCGTTGGCGAGGCGATCCTCGGCCGGGCGCGAGACGACATACGTCGGCGAGCGCTGCAGCATGGTGACATGCGCGGCCTTCTTCGCCATCTCCGGCACGAGGGTGACGGCTGTCGCGCCACTGCCAATCACCACGACGCGCTTGTTCTCGTAGTCCAACGACTCCGGCCAGAACTGCGGATGGACGATGGGGCCCTGGAAGCGCTCCTCTCCGGGGAACTCGGGCCGGTGGCCCTCCGCGTAGTTGTAGTACCCGCTGCACATGCACAGGAAGTCGCAGGTGTAGCGCACGAGCTCCCCGCCGGGCCCACGCTCGGCCTCCACCGTCCAGCGCGCCTCCTTCGAGGACCACGAGGCCCGCTTGACGTGGTGCCGGAAGCGGATGTGCCGATCAATCCCATGCTCGCGCGCCGTCTCCCGCACGTAACGCAGGATGGACGGCCCGTCGGCGATCGCCTTCGCCTCGACCCACGGACGAAACGCGTAGCCCAGCGTGTGCATGTCCGAGTCCGAGCGGATGCCTGGATAGCGGAACAAATCCCACGTCCCGCCCATCGCCTCGCGCCCCTCGAGAATCACATATCGCTTGCCCGGGCACCTGGTCTGCAAGTGATAGGCCGCGCCGATACCAGACAATCCGGCGCCCACGATGAGCACGTCATGGTGCTCCACCGGGATGTCCACCCTCGCGGCCAGGCCGCCCGACGTGTGTTCGCCCAGGTCCGCGCGGCCAGCCATGAGATCTCCATGCTCGAAAGAAGTGACACCGCTCGTTGTCAATTTGTATCTGACAACGAGTCATGTCAATAGGAGGCCCCATGCCCACCAGCATGGCCGACCGACGACTCTATCGCGGCTCCTCCGCCGAGGAGCGCAGGGCGCAGCGGCGCGAACAGTTCATCGAGGCGGCCATCCGCGTCTATGGCGAGCAGGGGTATCGCCACGCGACGGTGAAGGCCGTCTGTGAGGCAGCCGGGCTGACCGAGCGCTACTTCTACGAGTCGTTCTCCCACAGCGAGGAGTTGCTCGTCGCCTCGTTCCAGGCGGTGAAGGACTTCCTCTTCGGGGAGTTGGAGAAGGCGGTTGCCGGGACATCGGGAGACGCCATCGGGCGCACCCGCACGATGCTCCAGACCTATTACGAGGTGCTCAAGGGCAATCCCCAGTCGGCGCGGGTCTTCCTCGTGGAGATCTCGGGAGTGAGCCCCGCGGTGGACCGGGCCCTCATCGCCGCGCTCGAGGCCTTTGGCGAGCTGATCACCCGGACGCTCACGCCACGGGAAGGAGGCGGCGCGGCGGACGAGCCCCTGCTGCGCGCGGGCGTGGTCGGAGGCGTGCTCCACATCGCCTTGAGCTGGATCCTCAGCGGCTACTCGCGGCCGATTCACGAGGTCGTCAACGCCGCCCTGCGCTTGTGCCTCGTACTCAACCCTGGAGCCGTGAAGCCAGGACGTGGGAGTGGCGTTTAAAATACCCTGGAGAGCCGCGACGATCCGAGACCCCCGTGGTCCCGGGTCACCTTCCCGCCCGGCCCCGGAGGTTCCCATGGCGTCCCCCGTGTTTGGCTTCGCCGATCTGCACTGCCACGTGATGGCCCACCTCGGATTCGGCGGGCATCTGCTCGCGGGCTTCCCGGATGGAGACATCGAGCGGGCGCTGTCCCGGTGTGATCTCCACCTGCACGGTGCCTGGGGACTGGGGCAGTTCGGCCGGGACTGGCCCCTGGTGCAGGCGTTCATCGAGGGGGGCTTCGGCCACGGCCCCTGTGGCCATGGCACCTACGCGGACTGGCCCTCCTTCAGCACCATGGCGCACCAGCAGGTGTTCGTGGACTGGCTCAAGCGCGCCCATGACGGAGGGCTGCGGCTGCTGTGCAGCGTGGCCGTGCACAACGAGCTGCTCGGCGAGCAGATGCAACGGCGCGGGCAGCCCCTGGACTCGGACGAGCAATCCATCGAGAAGCAGATGAGGGAGCTGCGCCGCTTCACCGCGCGGCACTCGAGTTGGATGGGGCTGGCCCTGAGCGCCGCCGAGGCCCGGCGGCTCATCACCGAGGGCAAGCTCGCCGTGGTGGCCGGCGTGGAGGTGGACTCGCTGGACAGCCTGCGCGGAGACCGGGCGGCGCTCAACAAGCAGCCCCTCACCCCCGAGCACCTGCCACGCATCTTCGAGTGGCTGCGCGAGCAGGGCATCCGGATGATGACGCCGCTGCACCTGGCCAACAACAGCCTCGGGGGCGCCGCCGTCTATGACGACAAGTTCAACCTGCTCAACCACTACCTGCGCGGCCGCTTCTTCGACGTGGAGGGCAGCAATCAGGTGAGCTTCCGCATGGGGCAGGACCTGAGCTTCGAGACGCGCGCGGCCATCACCGTCTACGAGGTGATGCATGGGGCACGCTACCCGGGAGGCTATGCCCTCAACGCGCCGGGCCTGGGCCACATCAACCGCAAGGGGCTCACCCCCGTGGGCGAGGCCTTCCTGCGCGAGGCCATGCGCCAGGGGTTCATCCTCGACGTGGACCACATGTCCACGCACTGCACCAACGCGGCGCTCGCCCTGGCCGAGGGCCGCGGCTACCCCGTCGTCGCCTCGCACTGCGCCTTCCGCGACCAGGCGATGGAGCCCCACGAGACGAGCATCAAGGGCAAGCGCGCCCACGAGGGCATGAAGACACGCGAGCAGGCGCGGCGCATCCTGGAGCTCGGGGGGATGCTCGCCCCCATCACCAACCAGCACGAGCTGAAGGACTTCCCGGGCAGCAGCGTGGCCAACGACTGCGCGCGCTCGTCCAAGACGTGGGCACAGTCCTACCAGTACGCCGTGTCCCTGCTGCGCGAGGTGGGCCGGGGCGGCGTGGCCATGGGCACCGACTTCAACGGCCTCAACCAGCAGCCCGGGCCCCGCTACGGGCCCCATGCCGCCCACGGGCTCGTGGACGACTCGCTGCGCATCAAGCGTCGGAGCCAGCAACAGATCGCGCAGTTGAACGCGCCTCCCCTGCCCTACTCGGGCACCATGTACCGCACGGACGTGCCCTTCGTGCGCTCGCGGGCCGGCTCGCGCGAGTTCGACTTCAACACCGAGGGTCTCGCCCACATCGGGCTCGTGCCGGACTTCATCCGGGACCTCGTCCACGTGGGCATGAAGGACGAGCAGTTGGATCCGCTCTTCTCCTCGGCCGAGGCCTTCCTGCGCATGTGGGAGTCCTGCGAGGCACGGGGCGCGGCGCTCGTGGCCGGGGAGTTGCTGGAAGCCTCCATCCCCCGGCTCTCCTAGTACGCGAGTAGCGGGCGAGGAGGGAGGCGCATGTTGCCGCCGCGCTCCGGGGCCTCACCTTTGGTGTCGGACCACGCATGAAGCGGAGGCAAGCGCATGTCGCACGCGAACACGGATGTGGAGACGCTCAATTCATTCCTGCGCGGGGAGTTGTCCGCGGTGGAGACCTACCGGCAGGCCATCGGCCACGTGTCGACGGACCGGCTGCGCGATCAGTTGCAGGACTGCCTGCGAGACCACGAGCAACGGGCCGACGCCATCCGCGACCGCATCGCCAGGCTGGGCGGCACGCCCTCCGAGGGCTCGGGCGTGTGGGGAGCCTTCGCGAAGGTCGTCCAGGCGGGCGCGGACGCCCTGGGAGAGCAGTCGGCCATCCAGGCGCTCGAGCAAGGGGAGGATCACGGCCTCGCCGACTACCAACGCGACCTGGACAAGACGCATGGAGAGGCCCGCCGCTTCGTGCGCATGGAACTGCTGCCCGCGCAGAAGCGCACGCATGACCGGATGAGCAAGCTCAAGAAGACACTGCACTGAGCGCGTCCGGGGGGAGACGGGAAGCTCCCCGCCTCCCGAGCCTGTACAATGGGCGGGAATGGAGAGCCCGCCCCTCCCCACCTGTCCCCGCTGTGGAGAGCCCCGAATCCTCACGCCCGAGTGCCCGCGATGCGGTGTGCTCTACGCCAAGGCCCGGGCCCGGACGGCCTCGGCCGCGCTCCCCGATTCGTCCGCCCAGGCGCTCCCCGCTCCCCTCGCTCCCCCGCTCGACGGCTCCGGTGTGCCCGTGGGCCGTCCGGAGACGATACTCACCTGGCAGGGCGACCTCGAGGACGCGCGGGACGAGCTGCGGCTGCGCCTGTTCGCCCTTCCCGTCGTGCTGCTCGGCATGTGGCTGCTCGTGAGCAACCAGACGGGCCACTTCCTGCTGCGCACCTTCCTCTCCATGTGGATCCACGAGCTGGGCCACGCCCTCACCGCCTGGTTCTGCGGCTTCCCGGCCATCCCCGGACCGTGGAAGACCCTCGTCTGGGAGACACGCACCCCCCTCGTCTTCGCGGGGCTGGCCTTCCTGCTCATGGGGCTCGTCTTCCGGGGCATCCTCCTGCGCAGCCGGCTCTGGGTGGCCGCGGGTGCCCTGGGACTCCTCCTCCAGTTCGCGGGCACCGTGCTGGGCAGCCCCACCACGTCCCGGATGCTCATCACCTTCGGAGGCGACGGCGGCAACCTCGTGCTCGGCACGCTCCTCATGCTGACGCTCTACCTGCCCCGGGAGTCCGCGCTGCGCCGGGGCTGGCTGCACTGGGGCTATCTCCTCATCGGCGCCGCGTCCTTCGTGGACACCTTCCATGAGTGGTGGGGCGCCCGGACGGACTTCGCGATGATTCCCTTCGGCATCCAGGAGGGCAGCTTCAGCGACCCGACCGTCCTCGTGGACCAGTACGGCTGGGACGAGCTGATGCTCATCCAACGCTACACCTGGCTGGGACTGGCCTGCCTGGCGGTGCTCGCCCTCGGCTACGCCGTGGGGCTGTGGCGGGCCCGCGCCGCGCTGCGGGCCCTGGAGCAGCCCCCCGGCGCCTAGGGGCTCCGGGTCTTGCGCACGTCCACGGCGGCCGCGCCCGAGGGCCCGCCCTGCGTGAGCAGTTGGATGGAGTGGACACGCCGCTCCACTTCCTGGGCATCGAGGAAGATGGACAGCATGTCGCGGATGGTGGGCAGCACCCGGGCGAGCGACACGGGGGTGAGGAGCTGAGGATCCACCCCGGCCTTGCGGCACGCGCGCGTCATCGTCGAGGGCGCGATGACGGGAGACAGGCCACAGCGCGCCACCACCGCGTCGAAGAGCGAGCCCGTATGCCCCGCGGGAGGATGATGCGCGGCGGCGGGTGCATGGGACGAGGGCAGATGCGCCGGGGGCGAGACCGCGGCGGGCGTCACCGGATGAGGGTGAGCGTGCGTGGGCGGGTGCGCGGGAGCGTGCCCATGCGCGTGCGCGGGAGCGTGCGTGGCGGAGTGGACGGCGGGGAAGGAGCCGGAGGGCGTGGTGAGCCCCTCGGACTCCGCGCGGCGCCGCAGCTCGGTGCGCACCTGGGCGCGCAGCACCTCGATGTCCTCCGTCTTCGAGCAGAAGGCATCCACCTTCACCGCGAGCGCCTCGGAGATGAGCTTCGCGTCGAAGCCGGACGTCAGGCCCACCACGGCCACATGGGCCGTGCCATCCAGGCTGCGCACCGAGCGCACCCACTCCGGCCCATCCAGCCCCGGCATCTCCAGGTCCAACAGGATGCAGTCCACCGGCTGGGCTTCCAACAGCCGCATGGCGTCCATGCCGGTCTCGGCGATGATGACGTCATGGCCGTCCTTGCGCAGCGCGTCCGCGGCGCGGTGGCGGAAGTCGATGCGGCCATCCACCACCATCACCCGGCGGCGCCGGCCCGCCGAGACCAGCCGGGGCGTGCCGTCCGACTCGGGCACCTGCGTGAGCTCGTGCGCCTTGCGCACCACGTAGGCCGGATCGTAGGGCTTGCCCACGTAGTCATTGGCGCCATGGGACAGGCCCTTGAGCCGCTGCACCACCGCCGCCTCGGTGGACAGCATCAGCACCGGCAGGTTGGCGGTGCGCGCGTCGCGCCGCAGCTCCTCCAGCAGCTCCACGCCGTCCCCGTCCGGCAGCAACATGTCCAGGATGAGCAGCTCGAAGTCCTGCTCGCGCAGGGCCTTGCGCGCCGAGGCGAGGCTGTCGCACAGGGTGGTACCAAACCCCGCGGCGCTCAACACCCCGCGCATGTCCGCGCGCACCGTCGCGCTGTCGTCCACGATGAGCACACGTGCCTTCATGCCGTTCCTTCCCTCGCGTCCGCTCGCGCGAGCGCCGTCAGCAGGAGCGGGAGCGCCGTCAGCCCCACCACATGCTGTGCCGCGCCCAGCCGGATGGCCTCGCGGGGCATGCCGAATACCACGCACGTCGATTCATCCTCTACCACCGTGGTGGCCCCCGCGCGCCGCATCGCCCCCAGCCCTTCCGCTCCGTCTCGTCCCATGCCCGTCAGTAAACATCCGATGGCCGACGCGCCCAGTTCCCGCGCCACGGACTCGAATAACGTGTCCACCGAGGGACGGCAGGAGTGGCGCTCGGGTCCGTCTTCGAGCCACAACCTCCCACCCCGGACCACCATGTGCCGATTTCCCGGTGCCATGCGCACGCACAGCCGGCCCGGCAGCGGCAGGGCCTCGCCGTCCACGGCCTTGCGGACCTGCAGGCCGCTGCGCGCCTCCAGCCATTCCACCATGGCGGTGTCGAACTGCTCGGTGGTGTGAAGCACCAGGAGCATGGGCAGGGGGAAGCCCGGCGGCAGCGCGCCGAGCAGGAAGCTCACGGCGGCGGGTCCTCCGGTGGAGGCCCCCACGACGAGCAACCGGGGAGCCTGGGCGAGCGTGGGCACCGCCGGCACCACGGGTGGGGGGCGGACCGGCTCGCGATGGAAGCGGGCCCTCACGTGGGTGATGACGCGCACGCGCGCCGCCATCCGCACCCGCTCCAGGAAGGTGCGCGACCACTTCGCGTCCGGCGGGCCCGAGGGCTTGTCCACGGCGTCCACCGCCCCCGCGGCCAGCGCGTCCATCGTGCGCTGGCCCTCGGTGCGGCTCTCCGCCGCCGAGAGCACGACGATGGGGGTGGGGCAATGGGCCATGATGAGCTCGGTGGAGCGCAGCCCATCCAGCTTCGGCATCATCAGATCCATCGTCACCACGTCCGGCCGCAGCCGGTGGCAGTGCTCGAAGGCCTGCTGGCCGTCGAGCGCCTCGCCCACCACCTCGAACGTGCCATCCGCCGCGAAGAGATCCGCGAGCCGACGACGCATCGTCAGCGAGTCGTCGACGATGAGGACGCGCAGGCGCTTCATGAGGCGGGCCTCCGTCCCTGGGCGGCTCCTTGCGCCGCCAGCCGCGCCACCGTCTCCAGGAAGCGGTGCTGGTGGAACTCGCCCTTGACGATGTAGGCGGACACGCCCGCTTCCCGGCTGCGCCGCAGGTCCTCGTCCGTGGCGAGCGAGGACACCATGAGGATGGGCAGGGACTGGAACTCGGGGGTGGCGCGCAGGTGGCGCGTGACGTCCAGGCCGGACATGCCCGGCATCTCCACGTCGACGATGAGCAGCGAGTGGCCGCCGCGCTTGATCTTCTCCAGGCCCTCCTCGCCGGAGGCGGCCAGTTCCACCTGGTAGCCCGCGGCCTCGAGGATGCTCTTCTCCAGCATGCGCGTGGTGACGGAGTCATCCACCACGAGGACGCGGTGGCGCGTGAGGGGACGTACCTGGGGCGCGCCCCCCGTGGTCCCGGACTGGATGCGGCGCACGAGTCCCGCGGCATCCAGGAGCAACAGGGGCACGCCCTGCTCGTCGAAGCTGGCCCCGGCCACCAGCGGCAGCGCGGGCACGGTGGAGGGCAGGGGCCGGCTCACCCGGCGGGAGATGCCGAGCAGCTTGTCCACGCCCACCGCGGCCCGGCCTCCGGTGCCCGCGTCGAGCACCAGCACGGACCAGGCCCGGAGCCGCTGCGCGCCCGCGCCCGCGCTGTCGAGCGCATCCACCAGGGGCAGGAAGGACAGCACCTCGCCCTCGTGGGAGATGCTGCCCCGGCCCCCCGTCCAGGTCACGGCGTCCGCCGGCAGGTGGAGCGCGCCGCCGAGCGACTCCAGGGGAAGCAGCAGGCGCTGGCCACCGGCCGATACCCCCAACACCTCCAGCGAGGCCAGGGTGAGGGGCACCTCCAATTGGATGCTCGTGCCCAGACCCGGCCGGGAGGAGATGGACACCTCGCCCTTGAGCCGGCGCACGGTGTCGCGCACCACGTCCAGGCCCACGCCGCGGCCGGACACGTCGGTGACGGAGCGGGCCGTGCTGAAACCCGGCCGGAAGAGCAGCTCCAGGAGCCCCGCGTCATCCAGGGTCTCCACCTCGTCGAGCGTGGCCACGCCGCGCTCCAGCGCCACCTGACGCACCCGCCCCAGGTCCACGCCCCGCCCATCGTCCTCGCACAGGAAGGACACGCGCCCGCCCCGCCGCCGCACCTCGAGCTTGAAGGTGCCCGCGGGGGACTTGCCCAGGGCCCGGCGCTCGTCGGGGTTCTCCAACCCGTGGTCCACGGCGTTGCGCACCACGTGCAGCAGCGCCTGGCGCACCGCCGACAACACGTGCCCGTCGATCTGGATGTCACCGCCCTCGGCGCGCACCTCCACCTGGCGGCCGAGCGAGGAGGCCACGTCGCGCGCGGCCAGCTCCAGGGGGCCGAAGAGCGTCTGCGCGGGAACGAGCCGCAGGGTGTGGGCCCCGTCGCGCAGACGGCCCAGCTCCGACTCCACCTGCCCCAGCCCGCCACCCAGCTGCCGCCCCGCCTTGCCCAGCGAGGAGCGGATGCCCTCGGCCACGGCCAACACCCGCGACAGCCACCGGGCACGCTCGGCGGCCGTGCCGCTGGAGGCCACCGGCGAGGTGAGCTGCTCGATGAGGCCATTGGCCCCCTGCTGCGCCTGGGCGAGCGACTCCACCACGCCGCGCAGGCCCCCGAGCTGCACCACCGCCTCGCTCAAGCCCTCCAGCAGCGTGTCCAGCCGCTCCAGCTCCACGCGCACCACCTCGGACGAGGACGAGGGGGCCTCGGCGAGGCGGATGGCGGACTCTTCCTGGGAAGGCGCCTGCTCGGGCGCCGGCGGCGGCGCGTCCAGGGCATCCAGGGCGACGGCCATCTGGCCCACCAGCCGCAGGAACTCGTGCACGCTGTCGGCGGGCAGCAGGTTGCCGCTGTCGCGGTAGGGCGAGAGCGCGTCCTCCACCGCGTGCGCCATCTCCGCCAGGCGCACCTGCCCCACCACGCGCGCCGCCCCCTTGAGGGTGTGCGCGTAGCGGAAGAGTTCGGGCACGGCCTCCGCACCACCCTCGCCGTCGTCCAGCGCGAGCAGGCCCTGGGTGAGCTGCTCCAGCAGCTCCCGGGCCTCGATACGGAAGTAGAGAAGGGGATCACTGTCCAGGCTCATGTGGAGCGCGAAGCCTCCTCCAACAGTTGGCGCACCAGGGCGTCCACGTCCAGCACGGGCAACAGCGTACCGTCAGGCAGTGACACGCGGGTGGCGAGCAGGGGATGGGGCGAGGAGGCGGCATCGTGGTGACGCTGCTCGGCGGAAGCGCGCAGCTGGCCCTCGAAGCCCGTCGCCGCGAAGCCCACGCGGCGCGCGCCTCCGGCGATCAGCAACCAGCCCGGGGCCTCCCCCGAGGCAAGGCCCAGCAACGCCGAGAGATCATGCACCGCGAGCAGTTGGCCCCGGAGGCCAACGAGCCCCAGCAACGAGGCCGGCGCCCCGGGCAGGCGCACCAGACGGGGCAGCAGGTGCAGGCCCGAGAGATCCCCGAGCCGCACGGCCAGGGAGGTCCGGCCCACGCGCAGCCGCAAGAGGGCCTCGCCGGGCTCGCGCTGGGCCGGAGGCGGCCGGGAGAAGGACGAATCGAAGCTGTCGCGCAGCTCCTCCAACCGCAGGGTTCCCCGCTGGGATGACGTACTCATGGAACCTCCGTACACGCCTGCAGTTCACGCAAGCCCACCTGCATCAAGCCATGCCGACCAAAGCCCCCGCCGAAGAGCGTCAGGCGCAAGGGCTTCTCCTGGGGAAGCAGCGAGAGCGCCATGCGCAGCGCCACCCGCGCTTCCGTCACGTTGCCCGCCCGCCGCGCCAGGGTCCCCGCGCGCAGGTGGCTCAAGGCGAAGGTGGGATCCGCGCGCGCGGCCGCCGCGTAGCGGTTGCGCGCCCCGGCCTCGTCCCCGGAGTGCTCCAGGCACACCCCGAGCAGGAAGTGGGCCGAGGCCTCCGTGTCCCTCACCGACAGGAGTTGCTGCCCCGCGTGCTCGGCCTCGGCGAAGCGGCCCGCGTTCAGGTGCAGCACGGCACGCAACAACTGCCCCTGGGGCAGTGCCGCCTGGGGCAGCGCGTCCAGCCGGGCCCAGGCCTCGGCGTAGCGCTCCGCGTCGAGCAGCGGCAGCAGCGCGTCCAGCCCCTCCTGCGTCGGCGGCGGCTGCCGGACAGGTGCCTTCACCGTCGCGGGCACGGGCGCGCTCACGGGCTCGGGGGCGACGGCCGGGGCGGGCGCCTTGCGGCGGTAGTAGAAGGCATCCGCGCTGCGCAACAGCTCGAAGTCCTCGGAGATCCCGCGCAGCGTCTCGCTGGGCCCCAGGAAGAGATAGCCGCCGGGGACGAGCGCCTGCGACATGCGGGCGATGATCTTCCGCGTCACCTCGGGGGGAAAGTAGAGCATGACGTTGCGGCAGAGGATGACGTGGAAGGAGGCCGGGGCCCAGAAGGCGGGGGCTTCCTCCAGCAGGTTGCGCTCCTCGAAGAGCACCTGATCCCTCAGCACGGGCCGCAGGAAGAAGCCCTCGGAGGAGCGCTGGAACCAGCGCTCGCGCAGGGCCTGGGGCACGGAGCGCAGCGACCAGGGCGAGTAGCGCGCGTTGCGGGCATGGGCGATGGCGCGCGGGTTGACGTCGATGCCCAGCACGCGCAGCTGCGCGGGGTCCACCTTGCCCTGCTCGCGGCACAGCAGCGCGATGGAGTAGGGCTCTTCTCCCGTGGAGCACCCGGCGCACAGCACGCGGAGGGAGGACCCCGGCTGAGCGAACGAGGGCAGCACCTTGGACACCAGCGCCTCGAGCTGGGCGGGATGGCGCAGGAAGTACGTCTCCCCCACCGTGAGCCGCTCCGCGAGCGCCCTCCACTCGGCCTCGGAGGCCGTGGAGTTCAACAGCGACAGGTACTCCTCCACCCCGCGGCTGGACGAGCGCTCGAACAGCAGGGGCGCCAGCTCGCCCCACTGCTCCGGTTCGTAATGCAGGCCCAACCGCTGCTCGACCAGGGTGATGAAGCGGGCGAGGGGTGAGCGCGACAGGGCTTCGGTCAAGACAGTTCCTTCCCCTCGGACCGCCCCAGGCGCTCCCACACTTCCCGGGGCAACAGGTGGGACGAGCCCAACACGGCCAGCAGGTGGCCGTCGAGCGCCCCCAACCGCTGCACATGACCCTGGGCCGTCTCGCGCAGCAGGGAGGGGACGGCCTCCAGGGCGTCCGCCTCCAGCGAGGACAGGCCCCGCACCTCATCCACCTCGATCACCAGACGGCCCTCGGGCACGCGCAGCGAGACGAAGCGCCCACCCATGCAGGGCTCGGCGGCCCCGCCACTCAGCAGCGCCCCCAGGCTCACCACCGGGGCCGACGTGCCTCGCACCAGACTGACTCCGCGCACGAAGGCGGGCGCCGACGCCACCGGAGTGATCGGCAGCGGCCTCATGGTCTCCTCGACCTCATCGAGGGGCAGCGCGCACATCCACGACCGTGCCCTCACCAAGA
Above is a window of Cystobacter fuscus DNA encoding:
- a CDS encoding flavin-containing monooxygenase, encoding MAGRADLGEHTSGGLAARVDIPVEHHDVLIVGAGLSGIGAAYHLQTRCPGKRYVILEGREAMGGTWDLFRYPGIRSDSDMHTLGYAFRPWVEAKAIADGPSILRYVRETAREHGIDRHIRFRHHVKRASWSSKEARWTVEAERGPGGELVRYTCDFLCMCSGYYNYAEGHRPEFPGEERFQGPIVHPQFWPESLDYENKRVVVIGSGATAVTLVPEMAKKAAHVTMLQRSPTYVVSRPAEDRLANALRRRLPARLAYALTRWRNVLGGIISFKLVRKWPHWASRRLIELVREHLGSGYDVATHFTPRYNPWEQRVCLVPDADLFNALKQGRASVVTDHIETFTEKGITLRSGQQLEADVIVTATGLKLQLLSDIEFSVDGERRDLSKSLTYKGMMFSDVPNLAFAFGYTNASWTLKVDLTFEYVCRLLNHMRRHGYTHCMPRRDDSVEEQPFLDFSSGYVQRALGLMPKQGAKRPWRLYQNYALDLLTLRFGRVDDGTMEFSRATKPATVGQPQLAARTREAA
- a CDS encoding TetR/AcrR family transcriptional regulator: MPTSMADRRLYRGSSAEERRAQRREQFIEAAIRVYGEQGYRHATVKAVCEAAGLTERYFYESFSHSEELLVASFQAVKDFLFGELEKAVAGTSGDAIGRTRTMLQTYYEVLKGNPQSARVFLVEISGVSPAVDRALIAALEAFGELITRTLTPREGGGAADEPLLRAGVVGGVLHIALSWILSGYSRPIHEVVNAALRLCLVLNPGAVKPGRGSGV
- a CDS encoding membrane dipeptidase codes for the protein MASPVFGFADLHCHVMAHLGFGGHLLAGFPDGDIERALSRCDLHLHGAWGLGQFGRDWPLVQAFIEGGFGHGPCGHGTYADWPSFSTMAHQQVFVDWLKRAHDGGLRLLCSVAVHNELLGEQMQRRGQPLDSDEQSIEKQMRELRRFTARHSSWMGLALSAAEARRLITEGKLAVVAGVEVDSLDSLRGDRAALNKQPLTPEHLPRIFEWLREQGIRMMTPLHLANNSLGGAAVYDDKFNLLNHYLRGRFFDVEGSNQVSFRMGQDLSFETRAAITVYEVMHGARYPGGYALNAPGLGHINRKGLTPVGEAFLREAMRQGFILDVDHMSTHCTNAALALAEGRGYPVVASHCAFRDQAMEPHETSIKGKRAHEGMKTREQARRILELGGMLAPITNQHELKDFPGSSVANDCARSSKTWAQSYQYAVSLLREVGRGGVAMGTDFNGLNQQPGPRYGPHAAHGLVDDSLRIKRRSQQQIAQLNAPPLPYSGTMYRTDVPFVRSRAGSREFDFNTEGLAHIGLVPDFIRDLVHVGMKDEQLDPLFSSAEAFLRMWESCEARGAALVAGELLEASIPRLS
- a CDS encoding DUF2383 domain-containing protein, producing the protein MSHANTDVETLNSFLRGELSAVETYRQAIGHVSTDRLRDQLQDCLRDHEQRADAIRDRIARLGGTPSEGSGVWGAFAKVVQAGADALGEQSAIQALEQGEDHGLADYQRDLDKTHGEARRFVRMELLPAQKRTHDRMSKLKKTLH
- a CDS encoding response regulator, which gives rise to MKARVLIVDDSATVRADMRGVLSAAGFGTTLCDSLASARKALREQDFELLILDMLLPDGDGVELLEELRRDARTANLPVLMLSTEAAVVQRLKGLSHGANDYVGKPYDPAYVVRKAHELTQVPESDGTPRLVSAGRRRRVMVVDGRIDFRHRAADALRKDGHDVIIAETGMDAMRLLEAQPVDCILLDLEMPGLDGPEWVRSVRSLDGTAHVAVVGLTSGFDAKLISEALAVKVDAFCSKTEDIEVLRAQVRTELRRRAESEGLTTPSGSFPAVHSATHAPAHAHGHAPAHPPTHAHPHPVTPAAVSPPAHLPSSHAPAAAHHPPAGHTGSLFDAVVARCGLSPVIAPSTMTRACRKAGVDPQLLTPVSLARVLPTIRDMLSIFLDAQEVERRVHSIQLLTQGGPSGAAAVDVRKTRSP
- the cheB gene encoding chemotaxis-specific protein-glutamate methyltransferase CheB — its product is MKRLRVLIVDDSLTMRRRLADLFAADGTFEVVGEALDGQQAFEHCHRLRPDVVTMDLMMPKLDGLRSTELIMAHCPTPIVVLSAAESRTEGQRTMDALAAGAVDAVDKPSGPPDAKWSRTFLERVRMAARVRVITHVRARFHREPVRPPPVVPAVPTLAQAPRLLVVGASTGGPAAVSFLLGALPPGFPLPMLLVLHTTEQFDTAMVEWLEARSGLQVRKAVDGEALPLPGRLCVRMAPGNRHMVVRGGRLWLEDGPERHSCRPSVDTLFESVARELGASAIGCLLTGMGRDGAEGLGAMRRAGATTVVEDESTCVVFGMPREAIRLGAAQHVVGLTALPLLLTALARADAREGTA